One window of Stigmatopora nigra isolate UIUO_SnigA chromosome 14, RoL_Snig_1.1, whole genome shotgun sequence genomic DNA carries:
- the ehd1a gene encoding EH domain-containing protein 1a, whose translation MFRKSLKKDPELFQNVADGLRQLYRTKLFPLEDTYRFHDFHSPALEDADFDNKPMVLLVGQYSTGKTTFIRHLMEQDFPGMRIGPEPTTDSFIAVMHGEQDGVIPGNALVVDPKKPFRKLNAFGNAFLNRFMCAQLPNAVLESISIIDTPGILSGEKQRISRGYDFAAVLEWFAERVDRIILLFDAHKLDISDEFSEVIRALKNHEDKMRVVLNKADQISTQQLMRVYGALMWSLGKIINTPEVVRVYIGSFWAQPLLVPDNRKLFEAEEQDLFADIQSLPRNAALRKLNDLIKRARLAKVHAYIICSLKKEMPSVFGKDSKKKELIANLGEIYVKVEKEHQISPGDFPNLAKMQELLNAQDFSKFAAMKPKLLEAVEDMLANDIARLMALVRQEEAALPCNTVKGGAFEGTMNGPFGHGYGEGAGEGIDDLEWVVNRDKPSYDEIFYTLSPINGKVSGASAKKEMLKSKLPNTVLGKIWKLADVDRDGLLDNEEFALANHLIKVKLEGHELPATLPGHLVPPSKRDIALQG comes from the exons ATGTTCAGGAAGAGCCTGAAAAAGGACCCCGAGCTGTTTCAGAACGTGGCGGACGGCCTACGGCAGCTTTACCGGACCAAACTGTTTCCTCTGGAGGACACGTATCGATTCCACGACTTCCACTCGCCTGCCCTCGAAGATGCCGATTTCGACAACAAGCCCATGGTTCTGCTGGTCGGGCAGTACTCCACCGGTAAAACCACCTTTATCCGACACCTCATGGAGCAGGATTTCCCCGGCATGCGAATCGGGCCCGAGCCGACCACCGACTCGTTCATCGCGGTCATGCACGGGGAACAGGACGGCGTGATCCCCGGTAACGCGCTGGTTGTCGACCCCAAGAAGCCCTTCCGCAAACTCAATGCCTTCGGGAACGCCTTTCTGAACAG GTTCATGTGCGCCCAGTTGCCCAACGCAGTCCTGGAAAGCATCAGCATCATCGACACGCCCGGAATCCTGTCAGGAGAGAAGCAGAGGATCAGCCGAG GCTACGACTTTGCCGCCGTGTTGGAGTGGTTCGCCGAGCGGGTGGACCGCATCATCCTCCTGTTCGATGCCCACAAGCTGGACATCTCGGACGAGTTCTCCGAGGTCATCCGGGCGCTGAAAAACCACGAAGACAAAATGCGGGTGGTCCTCAACAAGGCCGACCAGATCAGCACTCAGCAACTCATGAGGGTTTACGGGGCGCTCATGTGGTCTTTGGGGAAAATCATCAACACGCCTGAG GTGGTCCGCGTGTACATCGGCTCGTTTTGGGCTCAACCCCTGCTGGTGCCGGACAACAGAAAGTTGTTTGAGGCCGAGGAGCAGGACCTCTTCGCCGACATCCAGTCGTTGCCCCGCAACGCCGCTTTACGAAAACTCAATGACCTCATTAAGCGAGCTCGTCTCGCCAAG GTGCACGCGTACATCATCTGCTCGCTGAAGAAGGAGATGCCCAGCGTCTTCGGGAAGGATTCCAAGAAGAAGGAACTCATCGCCAATTTGGGAGAGATTTAcgtcaaggtggaaaaggagcATCAGATTTCACCCGGAGACTTTCCCAACCTGGCCAAAATGCAG GAGCTGCTGAACGCTCAGGACTTCTCCAAGTTTGCGGCCATGAAGCCCAAACTACTGGAGGCGGTGGAGGACATGCTGGCCAACGACATCGCCCGCCTGATGGCCCTGGTGCGGCAGGAGGAGGCGGCGTTGCCCTGCAACACGGTCAAGGGCGGCGCCTTCGAGGGCACCATGAACGGGCCCTTCGGCCACGGCTACGGCGAGGGCGCCGGCGAGGGCATCGACGACCTGGAGTGGGTGGTCAACCGCGACAAGCCCAGCTACGACGAGATCTTCTACACGCTGTCGCCCATCAACGGCAAAGTGTCGGGCGCCTCTGCCAAGAAGGAGATGCTCAAGTCCAAGCTGCCCAACACGGTGCTGGGGAAGATCTGGAAGCTGGCCGACGTGGACCGCGACGGACTCCTCGACAACGAAGAGTTTGCGCTGGCTAATCACCTGATCAAGGTCAAGCTGGAGGGTCACGAGTTGCCAGCCACGTTGCCGGGTCACCTGGTGCCGCCATCCAAGCGCGATATTGCGCTGCAAGGCTAA